Proteins encoded by one window of Candidatus Sumerlaea chitinivorans:
- a CDS encoding Lipoate-protein ligase A, with translation MQILDLTLGTPEENLALEEALLEEAEALAAEGVVLEDGAGEVMRLWESPSYFVVVGAGGSVEHDVFSLECKNAGIPILRRISGGGTVLQGPGCLNYSLVLRITTHTQCADVTATNRYVLGRVQQALRPIVGPVEIRGISDLALGGKKFGGSAQRRRRHCILFHGTLLYGFDLPLISKYLRQPTKTPDYRAGRAHMEFLTNVAAEAEALKYALRCEWNAQQPYRGKALELVPDLVKTRYGTNEWNFRF, from the coding sequence TGGGACACCCGAGGAAAACTTGGCACTGGAGGAAGCGCTCTTGGAAGAAGCGGAGGCGCTTGCAGCGGAGGGGGTCGTCTTAGAGGATGGAGCGGGCGAAGTGATGCGGTTATGGGAAAGCCCGTCTTACTTCGTTGTGGTGGGCGCCGGCGGAAGTGTCGAGCACGACGTTTTCTCTTTAGAATGTAAAAACGCTGGAATCCCAATCCTACGACGGATCAGTGGGGGGGGGACTGTGCTGCAAGGGCCCGGGTGCTTGAATTACTCGTTGGTGCTTCGGATTACCACTCACACCCAGTGTGCGGACGTCACGGCCACAAACCGTTATGTCCTTGGCCGGGTACAGCAGGCACTGCGCCCCATAGTTGGTCCCGTGGAGATTCGGGGAATTAGCGACCTAGCCCTTGGGGGTAAGAAGTTTGGTGGCAGTGCGCAACGGCGGCGGCGGCACTGCATCCTTTTCCACGGCACCCTACTTTACGGCTTCGATTTGCCGCTGATTTCAAAGTATCTGCGACAACCTACTAAAACACCTGACTACCGTGCAGGTCGCGCCCACATGGAATTTCTTACAAATGTGGCGGCGGAGGCGGAGGCACTCAAGTATGCGCTTCGATGTGAATGGAACGCTCAGCAGCCGTATCGAGGCAAGGCGCTTGAGCTCGTGCCCGATCTTGTGAAGACCCGCTATGGGACCAATGAATGGAATTTCCGCTTCTGA
- a CDS encoding Serine acetyltransferase — translation MSDLKKRIWAALRKEVEEDAASEPILASFLHAVVLNHKTFEEALSFHLASKLASQTLHAIALRDVMYNAHREDPEIAHAGIVDLKAVKERDPACRGYSTPFLYFKGYHALQAYRIAHHLWKQNRKALALQLQSRISEVFGVDIHPAARIGKGILMDHATGIVIGETAVVEDDVSMLHGVTLGGTGKETGDRHPKVRRGVLLGVGAIVLGNIEIGEGAKVGGGSVVLHPVPPHTTVVGVPARVVGKTSVAAPSKVMDHRIEENSN, via the coding sequence ATGTCGGATCTGAAGAAACGCATCTGGGCAGCCTTGCGAAAAGAGGTCGAGGAAGACGCAGCCAGCGAGCCGATCCTTGCCAGCTTTCTGCACGCGGTGGTGTTGAATCACAAGACGTTCGAGGAGGCTTTGAGCTTTCATTTGGCGTCGAAGCTGGCGAGTCAGACGCTACACGCGATCGCGCTGCGCGATGTCATGTACAACGCGCACCGAGAGGATCCTGAAATTGCTCATGCAGGGATCGTGGATCTGAAGGCGGTGAAAGAGCGTGACCCAGCGTGCCGCGGCTACTCGACGCCTTTCCTCTATTTCAAAGGCTACCATGCGTTGCAAGCTTATCGGATCGCCCACCACTTGTGGAAACAAAACCGCAAAGCGTTGGCGCTTCAGCTCCAAAGCCGGATTTCTGAGGTTTTTGGTGTCGATATTCATCCTGCAGCCCGAATTGGGAAGGGCATCCTAATGGACCACGCGACTGGGATCGTCATTGGCGAGACCGCGGTCGTGGAGGACGACGTTTCGATGCTTCATGGCGTCACGCTGGGTGGTACGGGAAAAGAAACAGGCGATCGACATCCCAAGGTGCGGCGTGGCGTGCTGTTGGGTGTTGGGGCAATCGTACTTGGCAACATTGAAATTGGAGAGGGAGCCAAAGTTGGTGGTGGGAGTGTGGTCCTTCACCCGGTGCCACCCCACACCACGGTCGTCGGCGTGCCGGCCCGCGTGGTGGGCAAGACTTCCGTCGCAGCGCCATCCAAGGTCATGGATCACCGCATCGAAGAGAACTCTAATTAA